Proteins from one Ananas comosus cultivar F153 linkage group 5, ASM154086v1, whole genome shotgun sequence genomic window:
- the LOC109710080 gene encoding plastidial pyruvate kinase 4, chloroplastic codes for MYLLKLNGHFSSPYRLYSAASGFRDQSIQHPLLPQQNERKYHGFHAKLHLNCVPSSDAWRVFAHHSSINGFRQSFSGNLRPEIASIRSGKSGCEPEDASFHKKGPSNYPENHLLNLIEKLKDVQLRLLASEQWNASQLKLCHRVYLASAKKLTHYLALLCLDDEKLKEELSSMGLPNTESFNSSILAHINLSIPLLENMLSENNSGEKNTLDFDVDSVTSMSTSISSHEVALLGPPQEEKKCHIMVTVGREALSNEALVTDLLKAGADIIRINCAHDDPTVWKEIITMTKNSSQMLKEPCRILMDLAGPKLRTGRVTKEASIMKITPKLNDYGEMISPSLIWICYSASTPLPPHLSMDAILCVERELFKDIEVGDTLTLIDARGNKRSIKVRMMEHVNTANCGFVGECSRTAFVKLGTKLYLKKKNRKTSVGRVVKMPTSEPFIMLNTGDLLTVFRKSCLPTEGLATVKFDSAWITCSSDHIFNAVKVGEPIAFDDGKIWGKVQEKNANEITVSITRANPLGSRLGSGKSINIPESEVQFKGLTEKDFTDLDFVATHADMVGLSFLRDVNDLITVQHELERRKLLRLGVVLKIETREAFENLPHLLFQAMRFSNPLGVMIARGDLMVECGWSEMANIQEDIMELCRAANIPVIWATQVLESLIKFGFPTRAEITDMASGIRSSCVMLNKGEHIVEAVSALNSILSNCSTKKTKKMLLKLPQLKSGPTQ; via the exons ATGTATTTGTTGAAACTAAATGGGCACTTCTCATCGCCGTACCGACTTTACTCAGCAGCCTCTGGATTCAGAGATCAATCGATACAACATCCTTTACTGCCGCAgcaaaatgagagaaaataccATGGTTTTCATGCTAAATTGCATTTAAATTGCGTGCCTTCAAGCGATGCCTGGAGAGTTTTTGCCCACCACAGTTCAATAAACGGTTTTCGTCAGAGTTTCTCCGGCAATCTACGGCCTGAAATCGCGTCCATTAGATCAGGCAAATCCGGATGTGAACCGGAAGACGCCTCATTTCATAAGAAAGGTCCTTCTAATTATCCGGAGAATCATCTCCTTAATCTTATTGAGAAGTTAAAGGATGTTCAATTGCGGTTACTAGCATCGGAACAGTGGAATGCTTCTCAGCTGAAGTTATGTCACAG GGTATACTTGGCGAGTGCCAAAAAATTGACTCATTATTTGGCATTACTGTGCCTTGATGATGAAAAACTTAAAGAAGAACTCTCTTCTATGGGCCTTCCAAATACCGAAAGCTTCAATTCTTCTATTCTTGCTCATATTAATCTTAGCATTCCCCTGTTAGAGAATATGTTATCTGAGAATAACAGCGGCGAAAAGAACACTCTGGATTTTGATGTCGACTCTGTTACCTCCATGAGCACATCAATTTCTTCTCATGAAGTGGCACTACTTGGTCCGCCGCAGGAGGAAAAGAAATGTCACATTATGGTAACTGTTGGGAGAGAAGCTCTATCCAATGAAGCACTTGTCACGGATCTTCTCAAGGCAGGAGCAGACATTATACGAATAAATTGTGCGCACGATGACCCGACAGTTTGGAAAGAGATTATTACAATGACGAAAaacagctctcagatgctcaaGGAACCATGTCGCATTCTCATGGATCTAGCCGGCCCGAAGCTTAGGACCGGCCGCGTGACGAAGGAAGCAAGCATAATGAAAATAACTCCGAAGTTGAATGATTATGGAGAGATGATATCCCCCTCGCTTATTTGGATATGTTATTCCGCAAGtactcctcttcctcctcatctATCAATGGATGCGATTCTTTGTGTTGAGAGAGAACTATTTAAGGATATCGAGGTAGGTGATACACTAACTCTTATTGATGCTAGAGGAAATAAGAGATCAATCAAAGTTCGTATGATGGAACATGTAAATACAGCGAACTGTGGTTTCGTAGGAGAATGTTCGAGGACTGCTTTTGTTAAATTAGGCACAAAACTCtatttgaagaagaagaataggaAAACTTCAGTTGGAAGAGTAGTGAAAATGCCGACTAGCGAGCCATTTATTATGCTTAATACTGGAGATCTGCTTACTGTATTTAGAAAGTCTTGCTTGCCTACGGAGGGATTGGCTACTGTAAAATTTGATTCAGCATGGATTACTTGTTCCTCTGATCATATATTCAATGCGGTTAAAGTTGGCGAGCCAATCGCATTCGACGATGGTAAAATTTGGGGTAAAGTACAAGAAAAGAATGCCAATGAGATCACCGTCTCAATTACTCGTGCCAATCCACTTGGTTCAAGACTTGGGTCGGGTAAATCGATTAACATTCCAGAAAGTGAAGTTCAGTTCAAAGGGCTAACCGAAAAGGATTTTACAGATCTTGATTTCGTTGCAACTCATGCCGACATGGTGGGATTGTCGTTTCTTCGAGATGTCAACGATTTGATCACTGTTCAACATGAACTAGAAAGAAGAAAGCTTTTGAGACTCGGTGTCGTACTGAAGATAGAAACTAGAGAAGCCTTCGAGAATCTGCCTCACTTACTATTTCAGGCTATGCGATTTTCCAATCCGCTGGGGGTTATGATTGCTAGAGGTGATCTCATGGTGGAGTGTGGGTGGAGTGAGATGGCGAACATACAGGAAGATATAATGGAGCTATGTAGAGCTGCTAATATTCCAGTTATATGGGCAACTCAGGTATTGGAATCGCTTATAAAATTTGGCTTTCCTACAAGAGCTGAGATCACGGATATGGCCAGCGGCATAAG ATCTAGCTGTGTAATGTTGAACAAAGGGGAGCACATCGTAGAGGCCGTTTCGGCGTTGAATTCCATCTTATCCAACTGTTCCACGAAGAAGACCAAGAAAATGCTCCTGAAACTGCCACAGCTCAAAAGTGGGCCTACTCAGTAA
- the LOC109710417 gene encoding probable protein phosphatase 2C 52, with protein sequence MVCIASIKDFIVRTTSLRGFSSSKLGHFRVCGRDLDVWPRFYFPQSRRRFRATVRMMLDSGSSQPLEPRPAANVLREKDREDDGSYASGGWKSEDGKLSCGYSSFRGKRASMEDFFDVKISKIDGQTVSLFGVFDGHGGSRAAEYLKEHLFENLMKHPQFMTDTKLAITETYQKTDSDFLDAESSTFRDDGSTASTAVLVGNYLYVANVGDSRAVISKAGKAIPLSEDHKPNRGDERKRIENAGGVIMWAGTWRVGGVLAMSRAFGNRNLKQFVVADPEIQEERIDDKLELLVLATDGLWDVVANEDAISLARAEEVPEAAARKLTETAFSRGSADNITCIVVRFHHDTMDIDDPPLSGEN encoded by the exons ATGGTATGCATCGCTAGCATAAAGGATTTCATCGTGCGCACGACGAGCCTGAGGGGGTTCTCGTCGAGCAAATTGGGGCACTTTAGGGTTTGTGGGCGGGATCTGGATGTGTGGCCTAGGTTTTACTTTCCTCAAAGCCGGCGCAGGTTTAGGGCAACCGTGAGGATGATGCTCGACTCCGGATCGTCTCAGCCGTTGGAGCCGCGGCCCGCGGCGAATGTCTTGAGGGAGAAGGATCGGGAGGATGATGGGAGCTATGCAAGTGGAGGTTGGAAAAG TGAGGATGGAAAATTGAGTTGTGGATACTCGAGTTTTAGAGGGAAAAGAGCGAGCATGGAGGACTTTTTTGacgtaaaaatatcaaaaattgaTGGACAAACAGTCAGTCTTTTTGGGGTATTTGATG GTCATGGAGGTTCACGAGCAGCCGAGTATCTTAAGGAGCATTTATTCGAAAACCTTATGAAACATCCACAGTTCATGACAGACACAAAGTTGGCTATAA CTGAAACATATCAGAAAACTGATTCAGACTTCTTAGATGCTGAGTCCAGTACTTTCAGGGATGATGGTTCTACAGCTTCCACTGCAGTTTTGGTGGGTAATTATCTGTATGTAGCAAATGTTGGAGATTCACGTGCTGTCATATCGAAGGCAGGCAAAG CCATCCCGCTCTCTGAGGACCACAAACCAAACAGAGGTGATGAGCGCAAGAGAATTGAGAATGCTGGAGGTGTTATTATGTGGGCTG GTACTTGGAGGGTAGGAGGTGTATTGGCTATGTCACGTGCGTTTGGTAATCGCAATTTGAAGCAATTTGTTGTGGCAGACCCTGAGATTCAG GAAGAAAGGATTGATGATAAATTGGAGTTATTGGTACTTGCAACTGATGGATTATGGGATGTAGTAGCAAACGAG GATGCAATTTCCCTCGCAAGAGCTGAAGAAGTACCAGAGGCCGCCGCCCGGAAGCTAACGGAGACGGCTTTCTCTCGGGGCAGTGCGGACAACATCACCTGCATTGTGGTGAGATTCCACCACGACACGATGGATATAGATGATCCTCCTCTTTCTGGTGAGAATTGA
- the LOC109710272 gene encoding uncharacterized protein LOC109710272 — MQESKMKSSKDTRSTAEVQPPVQVMHDLQSNQQNQLANEAPGTDSSSIPAATSDNRKVSHEDIELVQNLIERCLQLYMNKAEVVRTLSTRARIEPGFTTLVWQKLEEENSEFFRAYYIRLKLKKQIILFNQLLEHQYHLMKYPAPPKVPLTPIQNGIHHMPEDLKLAKNFFYDIAVNNLPMGYPVLQQPPMPTPGQPHLNSMGCGPSSCHVVNGIPAPGNFHPICMNSGNDIVMDNGTPEASARGASSCNNNAMAMSPASGASSNNHFPFTPSEISGMAMDASFASEMGSEGTLQLGHDGGVEQSSNSIRSVEDFWND, encoded by the exons ATGCAAGAATCCAAAATGAAATCTTCGAAG GACACTCGAAGCACTGCAGAAGTGCAACCACCTGTACAAGTTATGCACGACTTACAAAGTAACCAGCAAAATCAACTAGCCAATGAGGCTCCTGGAACGGATTCTAGTTCGATACCAGCTGCAACTAGTGATAATAGAAAGGTTTCTCATGAAGACATTGAACTC GTCCAGAATTTGATAGAGCGTTGTCTACAACTGTATATGAATAAGGCGGAAGTGGTTAGGACTCTTTCGACTCGTGCTAGAATAGAACCTGGTTTTACTACACTAG TATGGCAGAAACTGGAAGAAGAAAATTCTGAGTTCTTCAGGGCTTACTACATCAGGCTGAAATTGAAAAAACAGATCATCTTATTCAATCAGTTATTGGAGCACCAGTACCATCTCATGAAGTACCCAGCTCCACCTAAGGTTCCACTAACTCCTATACAAAATGGGATTCATCATATGCCTG AAGACTTGAAATTGGCAAAGAATTTCTTCTATGATAT TGCAGTTAATAATTTACCCATGGGATACCCAGTTCTTCAGCAGCCCCCAATGCCAACACCAGGTCAACCTCATCTCAATTCTATGGGTTGCGGACCATCCAGCTGTCATGTAGTGAACGGAATTCCTGCTCCGGGCAATTTTCACCCAATTTGTATGAATTCCGGCAATGA CATTGTGATGGACAATGGCACACCTGAAGCTTCTGCTCGTGGAGCCTCTTCATGCAACAACAATGCCATGGCCATGAGTCCTGCATCAGGGGCATCGAGCAACAACCATTTCCCTTTCACTCCATCGGAGATATCGGGGATGGCCATGGATGCGTCATTCGCTTCTGAAATGGGGAGTGAAGGCACCTTGCAACTAGGGCACGATGGGGGAGTCGAACAGTCTAGCAACTCGATCAGATCCGTAGAAGATTTTTGGAATGATTGA